One genomic window of Canis aureus isolate CA01 chromosome 15, VMU_Caureus_v.1.0, whole genome shotgun sequence includes the following:
- the LOC144284080 gene encoding olfactory receptor 2A2-like: MEGNQSWITEFILVGFQLSEDIEVLLFCIFSLLYIFNLLANGMILGLIWLDLRLHSPMYFFLSHLAIIDICYASSNLPNMLENLVKHKKTISFVSCTMQIVLFVTFAGAECLILVVMAYDRFVAICHPLQYTVIMNWRVCVVLVIATWACGFSLALVHLILFLKLTFCGPQEVNHFFCEILSVLKVACGDTWINEVLVFAGGVFVLVGPLSLMLVSYMRILWAILKIQTKEGRRKAFSTCSSHFCVVGFYFGIAMMVYLVPDNSQREEQQKILTLFYTLFNPLLNPLIYSLRNAQMKAAFNKALQKKRTI, translated from the coding sequence ATGGAGGGCAACCAATCGTGGATCACGGAATTTATCCTAGTGGGATTCCAGCTCAGTGAAGACATTGAAGTGCTCCTCTTTTGTATCTTCTCCCTGTTATATATCTTTAATTTGCTGGCAAATGGCATGATCTTGGGACTCATTTGGCTAGACCTCAGACTGCACTCCcccatgtatttcttcctttctcatctggCTATCATTGACATATGCTATGCTTCCAGCAATCTGCCCAATATGCTGGAAAACCTAGTGAAGCACAAGAAAACGATCTCCTTTGTCTCATGTACTATGCAGATAGTTTTGTTTGTGACTTTTGCTGGTGCAGAGTGCCTGATTTTGGTAGTGATGGCCTACGACCGGTTTGTGGCGATCTGCCATCCTCTCCAGTACACCGTCATCATGAACTGGAGAGTGTGCGTGGTCCTGGTCATTGCTACCTGGGCATGTGGGTTTTCCTTGGCCCTAGTGCATCTAATTCTCTTCCTAAAGTTGACATTCTGTGGGCCCCAGGAAGTGAACCACTTCTTCTGTGAAATCCTCTCTGTCCTCAAAGTGGCCTGTGGTGACACTTGGATCAATGAAGTCTTAGTCTTTGCTGGTGGCGTGTTTGTCTTAGTTGGGCCCCTTTCTCTGATGTTGGTCTCCTATATGCGCATCCTCTGGGCCATCCTGAAGATCCAAACAAAGGAAGGGCGCAGAAAAGCCTTTtccacctgctcctcccacttcTGTGTGGTTGGATTCTACTTTGGCATAGCCATGATGGTTTATTTGGTTCCAGACAATAGCCAACGTGAGGAGCAGCAGAAAATCCTTACCCTGTTTTACACCCTCTTCAACCCATTGCTGAACCCTCTCATTTACAGTCTGAGAAATGCTCAGATGAAGGCTGCCTTCAACAAAGCATTGCAAAAAAAGAGGACAATATAA